The Rhizoctonia solani chromosome 1, complete sequence sequence TCAATCTTCAATGACTCTTATGTATGCACTTGAAGGTATAAAATGAGTTGAAGGGCTGCGATTTCAGACATCGGCAGCTATTAGTCGTATCCACTTAACTACTCTTCGAGCACTTTCAGACTTACTTTTCATTCTCAAGATGATGTTCAACAAGATCGTTGCTGTTGTCACCGCTGTTGTTGGCGCTAGCTCCTTGTTGGCTGGTGTAGCTGCCCTACCCACCAACATCACCGAGTCTGCGGTTGGAGCGCGCTCGATCAACCCTGCCGGTAACCACGTCGGACAAGTACGTAGCCCTTCACTTATCGAGTTGGCTCAACTGACAGTCATATCCACTATAGTTGACTTACTGTATGCAATAGCTTCAAAGCAGTACTCATATACATAGCTAACCCTTTAATAGTCGATATTGGtcttggcgcttgtggctggcGGAACGTAAGTATCATTTCTGTCACAATAAATAACCATTATTAATTATCTCCTTTCATACAGACGAACACTGAATGTAAGAAGGTTGTAATATGATCGTTAGGCCTCAGTATTAAATTACCTTGACACAGGGGTTGCTGCCATCTCTCACGAGCTCTACGACAACTGGCCAGGCTACACCGGTAGGTTAAATACTTTACCGCATTTGGATATTCTTTACTAAGCACTTGTGTTTAGGTGGAAACCCCAACAATAACCCTGTGTAAGTAGCCTTGTCGAGCTAATAAAACCAATACGGTGTCTAATATCCGGAATAGCTGCACCACTCCCCACACTGCTGACATCACCTGTGAGTATTGGATCGAGCAAATTTAGCGGTATCGCATACTCATAAATTCGTATCAAGACGGCGGCAAGACCATCCGTGTCGGAATCGTCGACCGTTGCGAAGGCTGCGCTCTCTGGGACGTCGATCTTTCGCCTTCTGCCTTCCAACAGGTGCCGTACTTTCCCGAGTTTTTCGATCCATCAAAAAAACTGACTTTGCTTTGTAAACAACCCAGTTTGCTCCGTTGGCTTCCGGTCGTCTCTATGGTGCTACGTGGCACTTCAACTAAAGACTCGCACGCTATTGCGGGTCACGTCGGTGTAAAATCGGGCTGGCTGTAGAATTTTAGATTTAGATTGTGTAAATGTACTAGATGAAGTAGAGTATGTACAATCTGATTTTGTTACCTCTTTTTAACTTCAACCCTAGCGAGTGATGACGACCTGAACTCTGAAATCGCTATGAGTTTGCCTGTAGACCGATAAAACTGGCTTGGTGATTGACCAAGGTGTAAATCTAACCTTTGCCCTGTCACCGGGCGATCATCGGTTGGGACTTGAAAGTAAGTTGTATGCGCAACTACTTTTCGCAACATTTTGAAATTCAGCTCGCCGCATATACACAGCCTAGCCCATCGAATTGTATTAACATTACCACTAGAACCAATACACGTCTACCTCTAAAGGAATTTATCTATACGAATgtcaaataaaaaaaaaatagtcTACACGGATCCTGCCTAACCTGATCCAATCCAAGAAATTAGAACGAAATAAGAGTACCGCGTGAGTCTACAGTCTTGATGCCCAACTTGGAACATCGTTGGGAGAATGTGGTCAAGTAGTTCTCGACCTGAGGCGGTATCGATTGGGATGCCGAATACCCGCCAATCATCTCATCGTCCAGGAACCGAATAGTCTTGAGTTTGGGGAACGAGCCTCCGATAAGCATGTCCAAGTGCGAGTCTAGGTATTCTAGCGCGGCCCGACCGGCTTGACCTGCCTCGAACGAGGCCATGAGCAAGTCGGGGGCAACAGTCCTGAGTCCAACAGTCTCAACCTTGTCCATCGCGCACAGAGGCGGGGTCCATGACACGGGATACACAATCTCCCTAAGCGCCGTACACTTTTCGAGAAGCTCGACCAAAGGAGCGACGGGCGCGAACCGTTCGTCGTCTCGTATGTCGAGCGACTCGAGTCGAGGCCCGTGGATCTCGAAAAATTGGCGAAGCGCGGCGGTATTGATTGCCACGTTTCCTCCGAAATGGAACGTTCCGATGAGAGTGAGGTGGGTAAGAGAGGGCAGGTCAGCGGTCGTGAGGAGTGGCAGCGTGTCTGCGCCGCGTATCTCGGCCAGACGGAGTGTCAGGGATTTCAGGGAGGGTATGTTGGCCGGTACCGGTGTAGGCGGTGCGGGAAGCGAACGGCCCGTTCGAGCGCCGGGGTTACATCCTCGTAAATAGAGTGTGTCGAGATTCGGCAAGGCTTCGACAAGAGTTCGAACGTCGGCCGTAGATGGGTATGCTTCGCCCGTCCAGCCGATAGCTCTGAGGGACTCGTGGGCCGCGAGAGCAGCCAAGACATCGGTTGCTACACCGCCTGCACCCGACAGTAGACCGACCTCGTATGTGACGAGGCGAGGGCAGGAGGCGATGATACGTGCGACCCCGATCGCGTGCGCTGGGCGGACCGTCGAACCCGTCCATTGGGTTGCAAATGCGATTTTCAGCGTGCGGACCCACCGGCCGATGTGCTCGTGTGATACGAAATCTGCGAAACTGTCGACCGATTCAACCGACTTGAGTGTGATGTTTTCGAGAACATATTCTTCGACTAATGAGTGGAATAGACGCGATGTTGCGTTGAGATGTCGACGGGTTGAAAGTCCAAGCGCTCGTGCTTCTTGTTCAGAGCTTGTGCATTCAAAAGGACTGGATTCCGTGGGGTCTGATAACAAGGGCAAAGAGGGTGCAGTCAAGGTAGCAAAGTAGAAAATATGACGCAAGATTTCTTCGGGGAGACGAGGGGTGATAGACATGATGGTAGCAGGAAGTTGGCAGGCGTTGGTTTGGTTGCGGGGCATTATATGTTAGCAACTAGTCACTTGTAATTTATGGCGGGTCTGCGAAATCCGATTAGTGGGCGGACAGTCATCGGATAGCGAGGGGGGGGGGTAGGGTGTTCAACCGGTACGATGCGGGGGTAAGAGTGTGGGGAATTTTGGAATGGCGACACCTGGCGTGATGATTAGCTCCCTATCGGATTTAGAAAGAGGCAATACTGGGGATTATGGTAGCTTATTCTGTAGATTGGCCCTATCATATCTATTCACGGGGTAAAGTAATTAACAGGCTGGATTGACTTTATCGGACGAAGGTTATTGCACCGCACGATGATTCTAATGATTCCAAGAACCACACTTATTGCAACGCTTGTAGTTTAAACATGCCTGACGTAATCGACGTAAACCTCCACCATTGCGTCAATCGGAAAGGTGATTAAATAGCCAAAAGCCCACGGGTATGCATATAGATATTTTCTATGCTTATAAACCAGCAATATACTAGTGTACAGACTATACGTCTGCCTCTGGAGTGTGCGCTCGCTTGACACTGCTCGTCATAAACCAGGTCTCGGATGTGGTCGCGCTTAGTCGAGGTCGAGGACTCGTCTGTCCTGGTGAAGAACTCCGACCACTGCCCGAGGGCTTGGCATCCTCATCGTCCCAAGGCCAGTTCGAAACCTCTGGAAGGTCGCCCCGTcgcttggctttcccctttgCCTCTTTTCCTTGCACCGAGTGGTACCCTGTACCAGGAGGAGTCGGCAATGGCGAGGGAGACGGCGGAGGAGAAGAGGCTTCCTTTTTTCCTCTAGGAGTTGTGCTGCCATCGTCGGATTCGGAATGTCTCGAGTCCATAAAACGGTCCTGCTCTTCGGTATTTGAAATGGACGATATAGGCAAGGTTGGAGACTTGTCCTTTAGCTTGACGATCGAATCGATCAACCAGAACTGAAGGACATTCATCACAATAGGAAACAGACCCATTACGCTGTAAAATAGAGACAATGAGTAGGTATAATTCGAACGTGCGAGATGGGCTTACAAAACAACTTGGATCGACGCGTCCCCGTCGGTCCAGCTAAGCAGCCAGTCGCCTATTGTGAATAGCCCAGGCCATACCGCAAAGAGGGCAACGACCGAGAGCTTCATGAGAAGCAGGGCGGTCACGTAAACTGTGGCCTATAAGATGTGTAATTAATGACTACATACTCATAACGAATTCAAAGGCAACGTACCTGTCGCAACCAGTAGACCTTGCTAGGAGGTACACCTCCATAGTCTCCCGAGCGGAACCCTTTTAATTTGAGTTTGGTAGCCAAGAGCCACGTCCCAGAGTGGAGGAATGCATATATCAAACCAACACCAACAGTAGTATCGACCAAGACGTTGAGAAAATACAATGTGCACGGATTGTTGGAGCTGTGGTGCGCAACCAAATCGGAGATGAAAACATTCGAAAAATGAATGAATATTTGGCCG is a genomic window containing:
- a CDS encoding vacuolar membrane protein, producing the protein MFANARSILAEVATATITSSDPSSTSPAIPLPIPPTDVKRCRLLGPTALVVQGLMGIFVILSLVWKRNHESPRRPWRIWIFDISKQIVGQIFIHFSNVFISDLVAHHSSNNPCTLYFLNVLVDTTVGVGLIYAFLHSGTWLLATKLKLKGFRSGDYGGVPPSKVYWLRQATVYVTALLLMKLSVVALFAVWPGLFTIGDWLLSWTDGDASIQVVFVMGLFPIVMNVLQFWLIDSIVKLKDKSPTLPISSISNTEEQDRFMDSRHSESDDGSTTPRGKKEASSPPPSPSPLPTPPGTGYHSVQGKEAKGKAKRRGDLPEVSNWPWDDEDAKPSGSGRSSSPGQTSPRPRLSATTSETWFMTSSVKRAHTPEADV